The Fusobacterium polymorphum genome segment TTAGAGTGCTTTCAGATTTCTTTATTTGTTTTCTTATTGTTTCTATCCAAGCATCATAACTTTCATAGACTGTGTTATCAAAGGCTGCTCCTGATGTTTTTTGTCCTTCAAGGTATTTTATCAGTGCCTTATCATTTTCTATTTCTTTCATTACTGCTGCTTCCCTTTTTATAGCATTTTCCAATTTTTTAGCATATTTTCCCATTAGTTCCTTTTTTTCAGTTGCATTCATAACTTTTACCTCCATAATTTTTAATTTTTTTATTTTCTAACTTGGCTGCCTTGTTATGAATTAATAATAACTTATTTTCTTTCTTATTTCCTTTTCTATATGGACTGATATACTTCTATGGAATAAATAGTATTTTTTTATGTAATCAATTTCTTTAAAATTAATATACTACTTTCTAAACATCACTAATTTAATTATTAAAAATAAATTTTTAAACTTTTCTAGAAAATCTATTCTATTTCAATTATTTCTTCTATCTCATTCAAATTTATCCATTTATAGCTATCTAATTCTATATAATAAAATTCTTTTCCATCATCATTTTCTTCATAGTCAACATCTTTTCCAACAGAAGTAACAACACCTGTAGAAAAATCAACATCTTTTTGAGAAGATAAACCATGTCCTTTAAAAAAATTTATTTTCTTTAATACTTTATCTAACCATTCATTATTTTCCTCAATTATTTCTTTATTTTTCTCACTTTTTTCTAGAGATTCTTTTGTAAATTTTAACTTTACCTTTTTTCCTATAAAAGTATTTGCATTAAAAAAATCTATCATTTTTTGACTCCTCTTTCTCCTATGTAAGGAACTCCATGAAATTTTTTCTTTCCTGCATGAAATTATATTTTTGTTGTACACTATCATCAAGAACCATTCCTACAGATTTTCCTGTATCAATAAAAATTCTTATTCCTCATCTCTTTTCCTCAACTATTTTACCATTATCAATTACATCAATAAAAATTTTTTCAATTCTATCAATCTAAGTGAATTTTATTCATGTATTTTTTCAAACTTATTTTCATCATCATAATACCAACTGTTACTTCTTTTTTTATTTCCTTCAACATCTAAGATATAGAAAATTCTTCTGTTTTTTTCATGCCATATTATTTCTTTTACTATTGCTATTTCATCAGGATACTTAATTAATCTTACTTTATCTCCTACATTAAATTTAGGCTTTCTTATTATTTCATATCCTTCTTTTTTTATTATTGCTATTTTTTCACTTTCTTCTTTACAATTTCCAAATATAATAACTTTTAAATATTCATTATTTTCATCTATGCACTTTAATATTGAGGCAAATAAACCTCCTCCTTCATAGTTTACTGAACAAATAAGATCTATCCCACCATTTTTTTTAATTACTCCATAAGTTCCTATATAATTTTTATTCATATTCTATTTTTCCTTTATAAAATAAACTTTTCTTAATGATAATTTAGAAAAATTCATATGTTCCACTTTTATAAACCTTTTTAAGATTTAATTTATCTCTAATTTCTTTAAATAAATTTTCCTCTTCTTCTTTCCTAATTTTTGCTTGCATATCTGTTAACCAATATCCTATTTCATTTCTAACATTTTCTGGAATTGTTATTTTCAACTCTTCTGCACTTTTCATTATTAACATAATATACTTTAAATTAAAAAGTAAACTATCAATTTCTCTATCTAGAAGAAGAGGAAATTTTTCAAATATTAGTAAAAGACTTTCTTTTGGGATGCTAACTTCTTTATAAAACTTTTTTAACATTTTTTCAAACTTAGACTGCTCCTCATCACGAATTTTTTCTAATAAACTTTGTATTATAACTCTTTCTTCTATTCCTTCTCTTTTTCTTACTTCTTCACTAACCTTTATAATCCTCGGTTCTACTTTATATATTTCTCTTAATTTTCTTCTTTCTATTTCTTTTATTTTCCATTCTTCCCTAGTTTCTTTTTCATAACATCTAAAATCTTCTAATTCAAATTCAGCATATATTTCTCCTAAACTTTGAAAATATACTTGTATATTTGAATAAGGAGAATCACATTTACATGAAAATTTTTCTATTTTTTTATTTTTAGAAAAGTCTTCATAAACCTCTTCCATTGTTATGGTATCTTTTAATTTTTCATGATTACTAATACTAACACTATATGCTGTAATATCTGTTACAGTAATTATCATAGATTTTATAGTATATCCTTTATAATTCTTTATTTTTTCTTTAAATTTTTCAGGTAATTGACACCAAATATACTCTGACATATTTAAGTCTACATCATAAGCTCCCCATATCATTATTTTATCCATTATTATTGGCACTGTACAGAAAGCTTCTGAAAAATTTAATTCATTTCTATATAAAGGTTGTAATTTTATCCTTATTTCCATACATAGCTCCTTTATTATGCTTTTTTATATCTAAAATCATAAATTTAAATTTGACTGTTTATTATATATCTGTTCTAATTTTCCTATATTTTTTTCTCTTTCTTTTCTATAATTAACATCTTTCATCAATTTAGAATATCCCAATATCCTTTCTTCTTCACTGTAAGCTATTAATTCATCTAAATCAAATTCTACATAAATTTCTCCTAAATATTGAAAATAAATAGACATAGATGAGTATGGAAAATCACAACTAGGTAGAAAACTTTCAATTTTTCTATTCCTATCAAAATTTTCATAAATTTCTTCCATTATTATTTCATCTTTTAATTTATCATGAAATTTAATATTAAAACTATATGCAGTAGTATTAGTTATTGTAACTAACATATTTTTTATAACTTTTTTACGATAATTATTATATATTTTTCTTTTATATTCTTCTGGCAATTGATACCATATATTATCTGTTATTTCAAAATTCATATTATAAGCTCCAAATATTATGGTTCTGTTTCTAATAATTGGTAATGTACATTCAAACTCCGTTCCATCTAATTCCCATTCATCAAGAGATTGTATTCTTAATTTAATTTTCATAATTAGCCCTTTCTTATTTTATTATTTAGATATATTCTGCTATTTCTGCTAATATCTCTAATATTACTCTATTATTCCAAGAATTATAAAAAATAAAATGTTTTATATTACCTATTTCATTCAATGTACCTCCTCCATTTAAAATATCTTGTTTTAATTCTTCTAGTAAAATAGAGTGTGTTTCTATTTTTATATCACCTATTTCCTCATCAATAGAATTTTTCTCTTTAATGATATAGTAATTTCTAAAATTTATTTTTCTTAGTTCTCCATTCCAAGATTCAATCTCTAAGGTAACATATAAGTTATTTATATTTATTTTAGATATCTTAGCATCTTTATTACTTATTATATTTATCCACTCCATAATTCTTCCTTATTTCTAAATTATTATTATTTATTATTTTTTTTTAATTATTCAATTTCTTCTACTGATTCTATATAACTAAGATATACTGATTTATAATTATCTAGTATAATAGAGTAATCTTCATCAGTGGTGTAATCTGATACAATATCTACCCTAGTTAAAATTCCTTCTGAAAAATCTATTTCACTTACAGAAGATAATCCTTTTTCTTTTAATAATCTTTGAGTATCATAACTCTGATCTTGTAATTTATTCTCATCTTCTATTTTCTTTTGATTTTTCTTTTGTTCTATTAAAAAATCTTTTGTATATTTAATTTTTATTTTTTTACCTATGTATTTTTTTATTGTTTTTATAATCTATCATTTTTTATACTTATCCTTACTATAATAATGAAAATATATTATTATTTACTTGACAATTCTTTTCTCTAAAATTTTTCTTTCTACTACATCTATTCTATAACATATTCCTATAAATAGGAAAACTTCAATAATATTGTCTGATATTTTATTTAATCCTGTATAAGCTTCATCATTTCTTTTTATAATTTCTGAAATATTCCAAATAATTTTATTTTCATAGTTTATACAAAATATATTGTCTGATATTTGAGAATTATATTCTATTCTAATTATGATAAAATTTTCAAATTCTATTAGTTGTAAAATTTTAGTATGAAATTCCCTAACTAAATTATTTATATTTAATACATTTTCATAAGTTATAATTTTATTTTTTTTCATACCTTTCACAAAATCTCTTTTCCATTGGCTAATTTTCATAATTATTCCCCTATTTTCTCAAACTTATTTTCATTCTCATAATACCAACTATTACTTCTTTTTTTATTTCCTTCAACATCTAAGATATAATAAATTCTTTTATCTTTTTCATGCTACATTATTAATCTTACAATTGTCCTTTCATTAGGATACTTAATTAGTCTTACCTTATCTCATACATCAAATTTAGGTTTTTTTAATTATTCCATAAATTCCTATATAATTTTTATTCATATTCTATTTATCTTCCTTTTTCTGATATTTTTACAGGATTTTAGTTCTGTTGTTAAGTTTTATTAATAAGTATATTCATTATTTACTAAATATTTTTTCATAAATTTTATCCATTCTTTTAAATTTCTTTTATATTTGGCATATTTTCTTCCAGCTTCTCCTCTTTCTTCTATTTTTTTAATAAGTTCCTCCTCTCTTTTTGGAGTATTTACTTTTTCCCTTCTTAAAATTTCCAATTCATCTAAATATTTAAAATACTCTCTTCCTTTTCTTTTTAATTCTTCTAATTTTTTATTTTTCTCATTAATTATATCTATATGTTCTCTCTTAATATTTTCTTTTGTCCAGATTATCTCATTATCCAAGTTTCTTATTTCATCAGGATAATTATAGATTGATACCTCAATTGATAAACAATCATTCCAATCACTAAAATCTAACCATTCAAAATACTCTTCTTCTACTTTACTAAGTACCTTATAAACAACTGCATCATAACCTATTTCAGGTAAATCAAAAGATCCCTCAGTACTATAACAACTTTCTAGTTGTTCTTGATACTTTCCTATTATTTCAATCTTTTGTTCTTTCCATATAAATTTTAAAATTTTTTCTTTACACCTATTTAAAAAAATATATAATTCAGTATCTGAAAACTCATCTAAAAAAATAAATGTATCATTTAGCATTTACATACCTCTTTTCTATTATGATTTCTGATTTAATAGAATTTTCTATGCTTTTTATTGTATTGTATTTTTTGTTTTAAATCAATTACTTTTATATAGTAAAAAAGAAGCTATTGTAAATTTACAATAACTTCTCTGTTCTTATTTTATATTAATCTTCTCATAAGCCTTTTCAAATTCTTCAAGACTTATTCCATATCTATTTAGTTTAGCCATGAATTGTTTCCCATTTGAATAGCCAATACCTAGTTCTGCACCAAGTAAAGCTCTTAAATCAGCTGAATTATCTTTTCCAATCAAATTATAGTCTATCATTAAATCTAAATTAAAAATATTCTCTGAATTGTCTAAACTAAATCTTGCCTTTTCAAGTGCAGTGATAATATCCTCAGGAGAGGCATTTTCAACTCCAATATCTCCATCTTTTGTCCCACTTACACGAGAAATATAGGCATTTTTTGCATTAGGAAAATGTTTACATAAGTATTTTCTTATTTCTTCACCTGCATAGTCAGGGTCTGTTAAAATTATAAGTCCCTTATTTTCATAGGCTAGTTTTAATAGTTCTATACTCTTATTTTTTCTAACAGCATGACCGTTTACTTGAAATACTTCTGCATCAACAGCATTTTTAACTGCTGAAATATCATCTTTTCCTTCAACAACAATAACTTCTTTTATTTTCTTTTTCATTTTTATCCTTATTAAAATTCTGCATTATTTGGAGTTCTTGGGAAAGGTATTACATCTCTAATATTTTGCATACCAGTTAGATACATCATCATTCTTTCAAAACCTAATCCATATCCAGAGTGAGGGAAACTTCCAAATCTTCTTAAATCTAAATAAAATTCATAGTCTTCTTCATTAAGTCCAAGTTCTTTCATTCTTTTTGTAAGAAGTTCATAGTTATCTTCTCTTTGAGAACCACCAATTATTTCTCCAATTCCTGGTGCTAATAAGTCCATAGCTCTAACTGTTTTATTATCTTCATTAAGTTTCATATAGAAAGCCTTAATATCTTTTGGATAATCTGTTACAAACACAGGTTTTTTAAAATATTCTTCTGCTAAATATCTTTCATGTTCACTTTGTAAGTCTATTCCCCATTTAACAGGAAATTCAAATTTCTTTCCAGATTTTTCTAAAATTTCAATTGCTTCTGTATAAGTAACTCTTCCAAAATCATTGTTAAGTACATTATTTAATTTATCAAATAGTCCTTTTTCAATAAATGAGTTAAAGAATTCCATTTCTTCAGGACAATTATCCATAACATATTTAATTATATATTTAACCATAGCTTCTGCAAGCTCCATATTAGCACCTAAATCCCCAAAAGCTATTTCAGGTTCTATCATCCAAAATTCAGAAGCATGTCTTGCTGTATTTGAGTATTCTGCTCTAAATGTTGGTCCAAAAGTATAAACATTTCTAAATGCAGCACAGAAAGTTTCAACATTTAATTGACCACTAACTGTTAAGTTTGTAGATTTACCAAAGAAGTCTTTAGAGAAATCAACTTCTCCATTTTCTTTTTTAGGTACTTTATTTAAGTCAAGAGTTGTAATTCTAAACATTTCTCCAGCACCTTCAGCATCAGAACCAGTTATAATTGGAGTGTGGACATAAACAAAGTTATTTTCTTGGAAAAATTTATGTATTGCATAAGCAAGTACAGATCTAACTCTAAATACTGCTGAGAAAGTATTTGTTCTAGGTCTTAAATGTGCTTTTGTTCTTAAATATTCAAAAGTATGTCTTTTATTTTGTAATGGATATTCCAAGTCAGCTTTTTGGAATATTTCAATTTTATGAGCTTTAACTTCTAAATCTTGCCCACTACCTTCTGATTTAACAAGAGTTCCTTTTACTTTAATAGTAGAAGCTATTGAAAGTCTTGAAACCTCATCAAAATTTTCAAGTCCTTCTTCAAAAACTATTTGAACTCCTTTAAAGAATGAGCCATCATTTAATTCAATAAAACCAAATTTCTTTTGGTCTCTTATCTTTCTTACCCAACCAAAAAGCTCTATCTCTTTGTTTAGGTAGTTCTCTCCATGTCTAAAAATATCTTTTACAGTAATCATACTATCCCCCTAGTTTTTAAAATCTTTGTCATCTACAATTTCTATATTATCTAAATGTTCTTTTACCTGTGCTTTAAATTGGTCCAAATACATTCTTCTATATATTTCTCTATCTTTTATTTCTTCTTCTGTAAGTTTTCTTTCCTTACTCAATTTTGCATAGTAATTTACTTTTTCTATTATATCTTTCATTTCCATTTTTTTTACCTCTAATAAAAATATTTTTGCTATTCAAAAAATTATAGCACCATGAACTTACTTTGTAAAGCTTTACTCTATTTTAAAGTTTGAGTATTATTGACATGTATAACAAGTCCCATAGCTATTGATATAGCAAGAAGTGATGAACCTCCTGAACTTATAAACGGTAAAGGAATACCAAATACAGGAATTAATCCTATTGCAACTCCAATATTTATTATAACTTGCGTTATCAGATAGCCTGCTATTCCCCCAACAAGATACTTAGAAAAATATGATTTTGAGTTATTAGCAACTCCCATTATCAAGAAAAATAATGAGAAAAATGAGAAAAGAATAATAACCATACCAACAAAACCTGTTTCTTCTGCAAAGTTTGCTATTGCAAAGTCAGTTTCAACTTCTGGTATATAGTTATATTTTTGTACCCCATTTCCTAACCCTTTACCTAATATTCCACCTGTTCCAAAAGCAATAAGAGATTGATAAATTTGGTAAGCATCTTCTCTAGTATAGTTACCATGTAAAATTCCATCTATAAATGTCTTTACTCTATGTTGTTTATAACCAGATGAAAAATGAAGTGTTAAATAAAGCAGTCCTGGTATTGAGAAAAGTAACCCAAAAAATGCTGGAAAAATAACTTTATTTGGAATATCTGATAAAAATATTATGAAACTAGCTATCATAGCATAATGTATAGCTGTTCCCATATCATGTAAAGCAAATGTTATCAGCATAAAGAATATAAGAGTATAAAAAAGAACAGAGAAGAAATTTTTTATATAAGGAATTTTTTTATTATCATCTTTTCCTCTGGCAAGTATATTTGCTAAAAGTATAATAAATGGTACTTTAAAAAGTTCTGGAATTTGTAAACTTATGGGTCCCATATGAACCCAACCTTTACCACCATTTATAGTTGGAAACAGACTATCTGGACCAAAGGCAATAATTAGAAAAATTACAAAACTACTTCCCAAAACAAAGAGTCTAAATCCAGGTTTGGTTATTATTTTATGAATTGTACTTCCAAATTTTATTGTTACTCCAAAAATTAATAAAGAAACAAGTAAGATCATAGATTGTTTAATAACCTTAGCAAGCATTATCTTGTTATCAAATCTTGATATAGAACTAAAAAAATTAATACATCCAAGTATGATTAATATTAAGAAAAATGAAACAATAATACTTTTCCTTTTAACTATTAAATCATTTACTTTTTCATTTTCTCTTTCTTTTTGTATATCATTTACTTTTTTATAAAGAGTTTTATTTTCAACAATATCATCATCTATAACTAAATTTTTTTTCATTTCTACCTCTAAAAATTAATAATTTATATTATAACATATTTTATGGTTACATTTCTAAAAAAAAATGATAAAATAAAAAGGATATTAAATAAAAAAGATGAGAGGGATAGTCTATGAAAATTAAAAAAATTTTTTTGTTTTTATTATTATTTGTAGGTCTTGAATTATTAGCAGTTAGCAAATTGCCAAAAAATCTTTTTAATCCAGATAAAATAAATATCTTAAAAAAAGGAATTTTGAATGGTCCTATTAGTGTTTATTATCCTAATGGAAAGATACAATCAAAACAGTTCTTTATCAATAACAGAAAAGCTGGAATTTGGCAATATTTCTATGAAAATGGAAAGTTAAAAACAGAAATTGTCTACAATATAATGTCAAATGAAGAAGAAGGTATTATGAAAAATTATGATGAAAAAGGTGTCATAATAAGTGAAGGAAAGATAATTAATGATAATATGGCAGGTATTTGGAACCATTATGATGAAAAAGGAAGAAAGAATTATACCTATAATTTTGAAAAGGGAATAGTTATTATTTATGATGAAAAAGGTAAAGCTATACTTCAACTAAGTGAAAAAGATTTAGCTGAACGTTTTCAAGAAATACAACAGGAGATAAATGATGATAGAATTAGAGCTAATGAGGAAAAAAATTGATGAAATAGACAATAAACTTTTGGCTCTTTTTAAAGAAAGATTAGAAGTTTCAAAAAAAATTGGTTTATTAAAGAAAAAATATAAAATGGAAATTTTTGATCCTCAAAGAGAACAAGAGATCATAGATGGCTGTACTCAAAATATCAGTGAAGATGAAAAAGTATATGTAGAGAAATTTTTAAGAAATCTTATGGATATAAGTAAGGAGGTTCAATCAAAATGAGAAAATTTGGACTTCTAGGAAAAAAACTTTCTCATTCACTATCTCCATTGTTACATAATACTTTTTTTGAGGATATGGGACTTAAAGATGAATATAAGTTATATGAAGTTGATGAAACTGAAATAGATAATTTTAAAAATTATATGCTTGAAAATTCTATTGAAGGAGTGAATATAACTGTTCCTTATAAAAAAACTTTTTTAGATAAATTGAATTACATAAGTGATGAGGCAAAGGGGATAGGTGCTATAAATCTTTTATATATAAAAGATAATAAATTCTATGGAGATAACACTGACTACTATGGCTTTAAGTACACACTGACAAAAAATGATATAGATGTAAAAGATAAAAAGATAGCAATTATTGGAAAAGGTGGAGCAAGTGCCAGTGTGTATAAAGTGTTAAAGGATATGGAAGCAGAAGATATAACTTTCTATTTTAGAAAGAATAAGTTAAGTAAGATAGAATTTCCAGAAAATATAGGAGGAGATATAATAATTAATACAACTCCTGTTGGAATGTATCCTAATGTTGAGGATAATTTAGTAAGTAAAGAAATTTTAAAGAAATTTAAAATAGTAATAGATTTAATCTATAATCCCTTGGAAACAGAATTTTTGAAAGAAGCAAAAGAATGTGGATTAAAAACTATAAATGGTCTTGATATGTTGATTGAGCAAGCTTTAAAAACTGATGAAATTCTATATGGTATTTTATTATCAACTCAACTTAAAAAAAAAATTAGAAAAAAAATAAAAAAGAAGGTAGAAGAATTCTATGAAAATAATGGTAATTAATGGACCTAATTTGAATATGTTAGGAATAAGAGAAAAAAATATCTATGGTACTTTTACTTATGATGATTTATGTAAATATATTGAAGATTATCCAGAATATAAAGATAAAAATATAGAATTTGAATTTTTACAAAGTAATGTTGAAGGTGAAATAGTAAATTTTATCCAAGAAGCATATAACAAAAAATATGATGGAATTATTTTAAATGCAGGTGGCTATACTCATACCTCAGTAGCAATTCATGATGCTATAAAGGCAGTTAGTATACCAACTGTTGAAGTTCATATCTCAAATATTCATGCAAGAGAAGAGTTTAGAACAGTTTGTATGACATCTTCTGCTTGTATAGGACAGATAACAGGCTTAGGAAAATTTGGATATATACTAGCAGTAGTATACTTAATTGAATATTATAATAAGTAGTTAGAAAAACAGTTCGTTACTAGCCAGATTTCTTAACAGATAAAAATTAAGAATTTGCTGCAAATTCACTAAACTCACTTCGTTCAAACACAGCGAGATTTGCTCGGCTCATTCTATTTAATTTTTATCTTAAAATCTGGAATGTAACTCACTTGTTTTCAAACTAAATGGTACAAAAATCGGTAAGGAAAGGAAATAAATATGAAATTGATATCTTGGAATGTAAATGGGATTAGAGCAGCTATAAAGAAAGGTTTTTTAGATTATTTTAATGAACAAAATGCTGATATATTCTGTTTACAAGAAACAAAATTAAGTGCAGGTCAATTAGATTTAGAATTAAAGGGCTATCATCAATATTGGAACTATGCAGAAAAGAAAGGTTATTCAGGAACTGCAATTTTTACAAAACAAGAACCATTATCAGTTAGCTATGGTTTAGGAATTGAAGAACATGATAAAGAGGGAAGAGTAATAACTCTTGAATTTGAAAAATTCTATATGGTTACAGTTTACACTCCAAATTCAAAAGATGAACTTTTAAGACTTGATTATAGAATGGTTTGGGAAGATGAATTTAGAAAATATCTAAAAAATTTAGAAAAGAAAAAACCTGTTGTTGTATGTGGTGACTTGAATGTTGCACATAAGGAAATAGATTTAAAAAATCCTAAAACTAATAGAAGAAATGCAGGTTTTACTGATGAGGAAAGAGGTAAATTCACTGAGCTTTTAGATAGTGGTTTTATTGATACTTTTAGGTATTTCTATCCAAACTTAGAGCAAGTTTACTCGTGGTGGTCATATAGAGGAAGAGCAAGAGAAAATAATGCAGGGTGGAGAATAGATTATTTTGTTGTATCAAAAGGACTTGAAAAAAATTTAGTTGATGCAGAAATACACTCTCAAATAGAAGGCTCAGATCACTGTCCAGTGGTATTATTTTTAGATTTAAATAAATAGGTTTAACAAGATTTTAAGGGGGTAATAATTTATGAAAAATTCAAAAAAAATTTATGGGCTATTTGCATTTTTATTGGTATGTGGAAATGTAAATGCTGGATCTGTCGGAGTACCAGAAACTTATCCTGGAATTAAGTATGACTATAATAATGTCAATGTTAGTCTTCCAACTTTTAATTTTACAGAGAATTTGACTAATGGTGGAAACTATATAAGAGTAGGGGGAAATTCCAAATTAAGTATAAGTTCTAATTTAAACATTAACTTAAAAAGTAATATAGTAAATTCATTTTCACCAACAGTATATGGAAATGCAGTTGGTTTTGGAGCTTATGGAACAAATAGTGCAGCACCTACTATAAATGCAAAGAATGTAAAAATAAAAATAGAAGTTGGGGCAAGTGATGATTATAATGCTCCTAGGGGAATGATAGTGAATGATGGGGCTAATTATTTTGGAGAAGATGTAGATATAAATTTAATTACAAATTCAAAACCTAAGGGAAATGATATAATTGGACTTAATTATGGGGCAGATGATGAAAATATAACAAGAGCTTATAAGTCTGAAATGAATGTTAATAATGTTAATATAAAAATACAAAATAATCAAGTTCTAACAACTGGCTATGGAGATAATTTGTTAGTTGGGTTATGGCAGACTGGAGATAAAAATCAAAACACACATTTTACATCAAGAGGTAACTTAAATATAGATATAAATGATAAATCAAATAAAGCACAGTATCATGCAGCAGCTGGAATAATTCTTGCAGGAGATAATGGAGCAAAAATGACTTTGAATAATACAAATATAAAAATAAAGTCAATAACTGATAATGATTATATAGGAGGAGCTATTGTCTTAGGTTACCCAGACTATAACAACTCATCAACAGGAGTTGGGACAGTTTTAGAGTCTAAAGGGAAAATGATTTTAGATACAACAGAAGCATCTAATGTAGCAACATTAAATTTACATGGACAAGGGAGTTTATTTAAGGCAGATTTTGAAAATAGTTCAACTGAAATAAAATCTGGAGGGATAGCTATTAGATTTGCTGGAATCTCTCAAGCCCTAAATGCTGATGGAGAAAATACTAAACCTGGGAAAGATTTAACAATAAGTTTAAAAAATGCTAAAATTACAAGTACTGCCACTACTTATGATAATCCTTTGATTCAGGTAGAAGATGGAGTAAAAAATGCCACTTTTAATTTAACTGGTTCACAAAGTGAAGCAAAAGCTGGAGCTAATAATGACCTACTATTAGTTAAAGGAAAATCTAGTGTAACTTTAAATATAAGTGATGGAGCAAAAATAAGTGG includes the following:
- the rnmV gene encoding ribonuclease M5 — encoded protein: MKKKIKEVIVVEGKDDISAVKNAVDAEVFQVNGHAVRKNKSIELLKLAYENKGLIILTDPDYAGEEIRKYLCKHFPNAKNAYISRVSGTKDGDIGVENASPEDIITALEKARFSLDNSENIFNLDLMIDYNLIGKDNSADLRALLGAELGIGYSNGKQFMAKLNRYGISLEEFEKAYEKINIK
- the asnS gene encoding asparagine--tRNA ligase; translation: MITVKDIFRHGENYLNKEIELFGWVRKIRDQKKFGFIELNDGSFFKGVQIVFEEGLENFDEVSRLSIASTIKVKGTLVKSEGSGQDLEVKAHKIEIFQKADLEYPLQNKRHTFEYLRTKAHLRPRTNTFSAVFRVRSVLAYAIHKFFQENNFVYVHTPIITGSDAEGAGEMFRITTLDLNKVPKKENGEVDFSKDFFGKSTNLTVSGQLNVETFCAAFRNVYTFGPTFRAEYSNTARHASEFWMIEPEIAFGDLGANMELAEAMVKYIIKYVMDNCPEEMEFFNSFIEKGLFDKLNNVLNNDFGRVTYTEAIEILEKSGKKFEFPVKWGIDLQSEHERYLAEEYFKKPVFVTDYPKDIKAFYMKLNEDNKTVRAMDLLAPGIGEIIGGSQREDNYELLTKRMKELGLNEEDYEFYLDLRRFGSFPHSGYGLGFERMMMYLTGMQNIRDVIPFPRTPNNAEF
- a CDS encoding DUF896 domain-containing protein, with amino-acid sequence MEMKDIIEKVNYYAKLSKERKLTEEEIKDREIYRRMYLDQFKAQVKEHLDNIEIVDDKDFKN
- a CDS encoding FtsW/RodA/SpoVE family cell cycle protein, whose amino-acid sequence is MKKNLVIDDDIVENKTLYKKVNDIQKERENEKVNDLIVKRKSIIVSFFLILIILGCINFFSSISRFDNKIMLAKVIKQSMILLVSLLIFGVTIKFGSTIHKIITKPGFRLFVLGSSFVIFLIIAFGPDSLFPTINGGKGWVHMGPISLQIPELFKVPFIILLANILARGKDDNKKIPYIKNFFSVLFYTLIFFMLITFALHDMGTAIHYAMIASFIIFLSDIPNKVIFPAFFGLLFSIPGLLYLTLHFSSGYKQHRVKTFIDGILHGNYTREDAYQIYQSLIAFGTGGILGKGLGNGVQKYNYIPEVETDFAIANFAEETGFVGMVIILFSFFSLFFLIMGVANNSKSYFSKYLVGGIAGYLITQVIINIGVAIGLIPVFGIPLPFISSGGSSLLAISIAMGLVIHVNNTQTLK
- a CDS encoding toxin-antitoxin system YwqK family antitoxin; this encodes MKIKKIFLFLLLFVGLELLAVSKLPKNLFNPDKINILKKGILNGPISVYYPNGKIQSKQFFINNRKAGIWQYFYENGKLKTEIVYNIMSNEEEGIMKNYDEKGVIISEGKIINDNMAGIWNHYDEKGRKNYTYNFEKGIVIIYDEKGKAILQLSEKDLAERFQEIQQEINDDRIRANEEKN
- a CDS encoding chorismate mutase yields the protein MIELELMRKKIDEIDNKLLALFKERLEVSKKIGLLKKKYKMEIFDPQREQEIIDGCTQNISEDEKVYVEKFLRNLMDISKEVQSK
- a CDS encoding shikimate dehydrogenase family protein, coding for MRKFGLLGKKLSHSLSPLLHNTFFEDMGLKDEYKLYEVDETEIDNFKNYMLENSIEGVNITVPYKKTFLDKLNYISDEAKGIGAINLLYIKDNKFYGDNTDYYGFKYTLTKNDIDVKDKKIAIIGKGGASASVYKVLKDMEAEDITFYFRKNKLSKIEFPENIGGDIIINTTPVGMYPNVEDNLVSKEILKKFKIVIDLIYNPLETEFLKEAKECGLKTINGLDMLIEQALKTDEILYGILLSTQLKKKIRKKIKKKVEEFYENNGN
- the aroQ gene encoding type II 3-dehydroquinate dehydratase, with product MKIMVINGPNLNMLGIREKNIYGTFTYDDLCKYIEDYPEYKDKNIEFEFLQSNVEGEIVNFIQEAYNKKYDGIILNAGGYTHTSVAIHDAIKAVSIPTVEVHISNIHAREEFRTVCMTSSACIGQITGLGKFGYILAVVYLIEYYNK
- a CDS encoding exodeoxyribonuclease III; its protein translation is MKLISWNVNGIRAAIKKGFLDYFNEQNADIFCLQETKLSAGQLDLELKGYHQYWNYAEKKGYSGTAIFTKQEPLSVSYGLGIEEHDKEGRVITLEFEKFYMVTVYTPNSKDELLRLDYRMVWEDEFRKYLKNLEKKKPVVVCGDLNVAHKEIDLKNPKTNRRNAGFTDEERGKFTELLDSGFIDTFRYFYPNLEQVYSWWSYRGRARENNAGWRIDYFVVSKGLEKNLVDAEIHSQIEGSDHCPVVLFLDLNK